The following DNA comes from Vigna radiata var. radiata cultivar VC1973A chromosome 4, Vradiata_ver6, whole genome shotgun sequence.
AAAGGAAACCAACTTTGGAGGGAAACCTCAAGTAACCGCCTTTGGAAGGATTTGGAACATCACTTTTACGACTTAACCTTAAAAAATTCAAGTTGAAGCTATAGAAAGGCAGTTTGAAAAGATCTAGAGTAAATCCTCTACCGCTCAAGCACCAAAAGTTATGGCTCAAGCCAAGCCctaaacaattacaaatatacaCCTCATGTCTACATTTTTTGCATTAAGTGGATGATAGCAACCTCCTTGGCTAGATTGGGGGAAAAGCTAGAAGGATGTTATGAATGGTCCCTTGAAGATATATGGTGCGAAAATGTGGTGGATCATCAAGGATAGGGGCTAGAAATGCGGAAGTTATGGTATTTGTGAGGCTAGAAGCTCATAGTCATATGGTGGTTAAATGGTGGTGATGTTGTGTTTGAAGGCTCTAAGAGAGGTTACGTCAACTCAAAGAGAAAGGTGACTAGAGGGGCCTCTAGGGTTGCTCTAATCTTGATCTAAGATGAGTAGTATGGCAAAAAATGGGCAACATAACATTACTCAACACCATAGATGAATACATTATatgagacacctctatttataggctaagggtTTCTCTTAAAGGTTACTCAAAATCAAGGGTATGTGTTGCTATACTTTATACTTTACTTATTGTATCTTACCTTTTTTTCcatacgattttttttttcattaattataggCTAATATGGAGAAGTGGATGATTATACTAGACATAGCTATGTTATtgttaattgatatattttttttcataagttcAAATATCACGATCTTTCCACTACATACTATACCACCTTTACATTGTCAATCGCTAACCTTGACTTGTAGATCATTCTCAAATGTCATAAATGATCTTTTTAGCCTTTCTAgcccaagtgaaattattttttcgTTCACTTGACAATAATATAAATGCATTCAAAAAGGCAACTCTATTTTGATGTGACTTCAACTATCTTATGTAATAGAAATTGATATTTGTAGGTTTTGAAGGTGttattcatcaaataaaaaaatattaaatgtattcaACAATTTGACTGGATTAGGATTTGTTCAAAAGAAGTCACTTATCATCTCAAATTCATCTACAAATCTACTCCATTGATACATTTATTACAttctaacatcatcatcaactaCTGTAAATCAGTTCTCGAACCTCTCATTGATAGTTTGTAAATGAATCTTACATTATATACTTGTTTGATTATTATCACATTAcactcattattttctttgaaagtAAGGAAATGTTTGCAAGCTTCACTTTACTTTTAGTCCTATCAACAAGTAATGAGTATTCAATGGATTTTAACCTCTTAGCAAAAAGGTGATCAACTAAAGTATGTAACAATTCACGATTATGATATCCACACATTACCTTCAATACCCTCtctattataaattggtttctCTCTCAATTGGAAAGGATAATCATATTTTCTTGTACTAGATATAATGagaacaacaaaattaagataaaaaataattcctCTAATCCTCTGAATTAATTCATCacttgtgaaaaaaatgttatttttacaaTCTTTCTTgcaaatttgatatataaaaaaaataaatctgacATGAAGCTAAAATTTATGATtctataaaacttaaaaaataatctttcatCTTAGACGGTAAACAACTAACATCAACATAAAATACTTTACTTGttcaataaataatgaaaatcaaaaaattaataaaacaaaacaaccaaaacaaattttaaaaaaaattcaaaatgagtaaatttcaatttttttttttataaaattgtaccaaatttaaaaatctataaaaaagcttaaccaaattttaaaatcaaaagaatgtgtaatcaaatttcaaaattcaatcaaatttttaaattcaatgagttttaaattcattacatttctaaatttattaaatttattgatcaaattttaaaatctaatattccacttaatatatatatatatatatatatatatatatatatataaagtttgagGTGTAGGAAGAAAGTTACTTGTTACAAACCAATGGGCCCATAATTCTGCTCACAAGCAAGAGgagactttttttcttcttactcCCATTACTAACTTCATCACAACTTTATTTTGAAAGGTTTCTAGAATAGATAATCTAAGTTACTTTGACAAAAGCTCAAATggtcattttaaaaatagtaggatataagtaaaaattatgGGAAGGAAAAGTGTAAGTGGAAAACATGCAACCATATCTTTCTTGCTACAACCCATAAAATTTTGTCCATTTTGCCCTTTGTAGATTATACAATCTGAAAGtcaattttttctcttaaaaaaaattagattgcaCAAtctagaaatgaaaaatgaatttcaaataGTGGAATCCAAAAAGCCTACGGACTTTTAGATTATGTAATTCAAAAATCaagtttttgagaaaaaaaaattcaaattttatgatCTAAAAGTCATTTTGGTCTTCTGGATCCAGAAGTTACTTTTGACTTTTGAATTCTATacttaaaaactatttttctaataaaaaatgattttcaaattGTACAATTCAGAGACAATGGAAAATAAATCTGAGGGGGTTGCAGGAAGAAAGTCATGGAGATTCAGGAAAGAAGCTGCTGCAAATCGGCTTGAAGACTTCTTGAACCTGAGCTCCATCCAGTTTTGTTTACTCTTCCTTGCTCACTTTTTGTCTCATACTTCCACTGAAGACTGTTGAGCTTTTTGTTGTTCAACCCAATTGCTAGTAGCcaacacaaacaaaagaaaaatgccttttaaataaaacttgacTGGTTGTTATCCTTTCCCAATCACTAGCTATTAGCAATTATCACTTATTGATTTAAACTTCCAAAAAAATGTACTACTACAATGTTTCTCCGAGAATTGTGCCTTATGGCCAGAAAACAATGACTGAAACTACTGGTAATAAATTATTGGGCAATATACAAAGTTTGCTTCCAACCCAAGGAATGCAATGCCCTGTCTAAACCAATTATAAATTACCTTTTTATGGGTGCAGGACAATCAAATTTCAAATGTTGGAACTTCAGATTCAAAACCATGAGTAACTTGGTATAACAGCCGAGGTCCTATACTTCTATAGGGATCGCTTTCTCTTTTCAACTTCAAATAAGCAATACATCTCTCTACCTCGGATTTCACTTGTAAATAAAACTCATGAGATTTCTCCTTATCTCTAAGTTCTTGTTTCCTCCCTGTCAAATAATAtctcattaattaaaaataaataaaggtaaaaagcATGTCATGGACATTACGAGATGTAAATATGAACTAGGCCTACCTTTCGTTTCCAATGGTTTCCCAAAATAATAGTAGAACCGCCCAGGAACTTTAGGCAAAATCAACGGCATATGCACTTGTTGATTTGCCACCTCACCACCAACATCACCCCTAGATTTCCAATTTGTAAGggatatattaatataataacgTATGTGTATACATATACAGCAGATGGAAAGGACAACGAGGATGTATGTAATGTATCAGTGTTTAATAAAACACACAACAAACAAGATACCTCAATTGCGTAACCTCACTTGTGAGACTTTCTATTTCAGTCCTAAAGTACGGAATCTTCACCAAGTCATCATAATCAAATACTACCTGTAAAGGCCAATTTGACATGATGTGTTATGGTAATTCCTGGTCCAAGGCATATCCACATATCACgggaaaatgaaatttaaagatGTGCACATTCATGCATAAGAATAATAGTGTTCTTTTACTTTAGTCCGTAGCTAACCTTTAGCGAAGTGGTATTAACATGAGATGTATATGCTAATAACTACTTGCAAAGTTAAAATTCATTAGCGATATGGTAAGACTTGGATGACAGTGAAAAGAACGAATTTGACTCAGAGTGAACCAAGATTAAATCCTAAATTTTACAGAGAGAAGTTTGTAGATATGAGAAGTTCAGTAGAATTTTGTTTTCCTGAAAAAACAGTAGATCATGATTTCACTGATGCAAGCAGTTTTAAGCACTTCGTAAAGGAAAAGAATTGGTTCAGAAAAAGACCAACACTTACTTGGCCAAGGTCATCTTCTCCAACTGCTCCAAATGGTACAATTTTGGCTCCAAATCTTGCCGCCATCCTGACAAACTCAGATTGTTCAGGCCAGAATAACTTGTATTCTTCACCCTGAGAATTATTACAATGCTGGAGACTTTAAACAAGTCGGTATATTTCTAAGCATTAACACAGATAAAGCAAGCCTAAATCTTCACCAAAAAGAGACAATAAAAATGAGACATGAGCCTACCATATTAAAGAATCGATATTACTTGTAACTTAAAACCTTAAAACAATAAGTTTATGGATCAtcttccttttatatatatatatatatatatataaaagtgagaCTTATATTCACATTTAGATTCCTATCAAATATATCCAAACCAAAATATATCACATTTTCACCCCTTTAGCAGCTTCATGGCAGGCCTCTTGAAAAAAGAGATTATTTCTCACATAAAATTGTTTCCAAATGGGAACAGACATGAGAATGATAAAATTCGCATATCCTTTCATTTTTAATGCCTCATTTGCTTGAACCTTGAAAGATAGCCCAACTTCTTATACTTCAACACGGGTATTCAACCTCAGAACAACGCATTTGTCATACAACATAGGGAAAATGAATGCCAAGCATTTGAATAAAGACTCTTAGAAGAGTACTATATATCACCTCACAGTAAAACCAGTGGAGTAATTTTATGATGATATAGGGAAAGTAAGACTTGGAAGTATGTGTTTTTGCTTACGTGGAAATAACCTGGAGTATATGGAAAACAAATACTTTTCCAGCTTGTCAACAATCCACTAGACTTCATTCAatttcccttttctctttttttacttAAATGAATATAGTGACATCTGATAATTCGTGCAAGTTTCATATGcacctttaaaaatatatggcCTGGTATTTTGCATTCATGTCCCAGATGGTATAAACAAGTTAAAGACCTTAGAAGTAGTCAAACGAGTAAATCCTAGTTCCATGTGAAAGATAAAAGGTTTTACCTTCCTATGAAGAGCCTCGCGCATCCCTCCAGGATATAATAGCATATGGGCTTTAGAAGAAAAAAGCTTGAAGAAGTTAGCTGGTGCTACAGGGACAGCACCCATAATTCTGAAGTTGTCATAAGAAGATATCTCTGGCATTTTTCCAGTTTTAGATCTCATAAACATCATGGGATGAGCTATCCCACGTATAAGTATATTTCTTTCCAAAAAAATTCGAGAAACCAGGGGAATTTTTTCTAATCCCAGGAGCATGTGGTACCCAACAAACAAAACAGGCCCCTCTAAGGGAATTCCAGCAAGGCCTTTTACAATCGTCCCGTCCTCCAAGGTTGAGAGCATTACAGCACTTGCGACAAGGTTAAACAAACTGGAAGCATTAAAAGTGAAACGTGTCAAGGTTATAACTAGTTTGGTTACACTACAATCAGATAATCAAACCGAGAAAAGCTAAATTGccagataatatatatatatatatagaagtagaaaataatattaaaatttattatttagaattgattgaaaatacattctcatatcctctatttgtaacaatctaattctcctaaaaagggaaatagagaaactaggaaaacaaaataaaataaaagattgtatatctattttctctaattagaaagattctaaagaaatcttctctaattacaacactccgcctcaagttggtaaatgaatatcaatcattcccaacttgcctataagatcttgaaatctacccggaggaagcccttttgtaaaaatatctgctatttgaagttGTGTAGGAACAAGAattgtaatcacaaagcctttgtcaagattatctttgatgaaatgtctgtcaatctcaatgtgtttggttctatcatgctgtactggattatgggctatgctcatggcagacttattgtcacagtgTAGTTGTATCGGGttctccactttgactttaagatcatccaaaatgattttcatccagagtccttcacacattccttgagcaagagctcgaaattcagcttctgcactagaacgagaaactctatcttgctttttgcttctccatgttaccagactatctccaagaaacacacaataccctgaagtagattttctgtcagtaatagaacctgcatagtcagcatcagtatatatcttcatagtcaatgtgtcttcctttttgaataatagcccctttcctggacttgacttcaagtattgaagaattttgtcaactgcttgcatgtgtctctctcttggatcatgcataaattggctcacaacactaactgcataagcaatgtctgatcttgtgtgtgatagataaatcaattttcctaccaatctctgatattgggccttctctacaGGAACACTTTCTTCACATCCCATTTTGTGATTCTGTTCTATAGGAACTGTTGAAGTTCTACATCCCAgctttcctgtttctttgaggagatcaagtacatatttcctttgggagatgaaaattcctttcttggagtaggcaacctctattccaagaaaatatttgagttttcctaggtctttcatttcaaattgagctgccaatttatcttttaatgccaatttttctgtttcatcatctcctgcaataatcatatcatctacatagacaagtaatagagtgagtttacctgtagaagagtgctttatgaatagagtatgatctccttggctttgtctgtatcccaaggataccattgcttttgtaaatcttccaaaccatgctctaggagattgcttaagaccatacaatgctttcttcaggaggcataccttgtttctttcatttttcacttcaaaacctgggggaatctccatgtacacttcctcatctagatttccatgaagaaagACATTCTTCACATCTAGCTGGTGtaagtcccatccaaaatgggtagccaaagcgagaataactcaaactgtattcatctttgccactgGGGCAAATGTCTCCTCATAGTCAATCCCATATATTTGGGTATATCCTTTTTccaccaatctagctttatatctttctattgtcccatctgccttatgtttcactgtgaatatccatctacaccccactgccttcttgtctcttggcttatcaacaatctcccaagttgaatttctttctaatgcattcatctcttctttcatggcttgattccaatgttcaagtttcatggcctcttGGATTGAGGTAGGAATTTTTATGGCATCAATGGCAGCAATAAAACTTCTGTGCTtatcagagagattgttagtgcaaacatactgagaaataggatatttagcacatgatcttcttccctttctcaatgcaatgggtAAATCCTCAATAATACTTACCTCCTCCTCATTGATATCTTCAGGGATCCTCACCTCGggattagacaatttttcttgctcgAGAGTTGAAGTgggttgttctcttctttcatattttttgctaaaaaatctatcttcttcctcttcttcctcactgtgGACTATGATACCTTCATTGCTCGGGTCTTGGGCATCCTACAAAGACAAACATGCTAATGACAAGaaggagagttcatccacttcaagtgCTTTCTCCCCCTGAAGTGGTGGACTGCTTTCTCCCCCTGAAGTGGTGGACTGACATAAAAGGATTGTGTTTCATGAAAGGTGACATCCATGGTGATAAAGACGCGACGACTCtgaggatgataacatttgtacccttttttattagaaggatacccaataaagacacatttaagagctctgggatctaatttaccacggttaggatgatgagagtgaacaaaaacaacacatccaaaGACTCGACTAGGTAGACTCGTTAttagggaagaagaaggaacaaaagacaaTAGAGACTCTATAGGACTAATTCCATTTAAGATACGAGTGGGTAACCTGTTGATGAGATATGTGGCAGTTAACACAGCTTCTCCCCAATAATTTTTTGGAacagacatttgaaaaagaagagctctagttacttcaagaagatgacgattctttctttttgtaaccccattttgttgaggagtattAACACAGGTTAGTTCATGAACAATAccattatgagacaaaaaattgagaaattcatgattcacatattcagtaccattatcagacctaattcttttgatattttttccaaattgattttggacaagatggaaaaaattaacaaaaatttgaaaaacttcaaattcatttttcataaggtatgtccATGTGACACGGGTACAATcgtcaataaaggtaacaaaccaTCTAGCTCCAGAAATAGAATCTATGACAAGACCCCAAACATCagaatgaattaaatcaaatggagaaatactctttttatgACTAATAGGATAAGATGAACGATGgtgttttgaaaattgacaaaaatcacaattaaaagactcaacagaTTCTTTAGTAAACAAGTGGGGAAATAAGGACTTGATAAGACTGAATGAAGGATGCCCAAGCCTTTGatgatgtaaccatatttgGGATTTTGCCCACGTCTCAAATGTTGcttgttgactcatgattttcgtattgctttggtcatcaaactttaaaaaatacaacccactatGCTCCTTAGCAGTTAAAATTGTCTTCCCCGTGGCAAGGtcctgaaaaacacaataagttggaaaaaatgttactgagcaatttaaatcctttgtgaGTTTTTGCACAGAGATAAGATTGTTAGCTTAttgagaaacatgtaaaacatccttcaatacaatagatgagtccaaaattatattcccaGAGTAGTCGCATATAGGTATACCCTGACCATTCGCAActgtaataagttgttctttatttcttttaccatatgagtcgaaggacacactaaaaggtgtcatatgatcagttgcaCCCGAATCAAGGATCCAAATACCTTGAGACACATGATCAACAGTATTGAggcaaatcttaccttttatggacagaGTGCATGATCCAGAGGACTTACTCATTGATTCATCCATTGCTttcaaaggaataatttttacttcagaTATCCCGTAGAACGCAATGAGGGAGTCTCCAAGACGATGACGGTGTATGGGTCACACCGAGAAAAAAGGAGCAGAACTTAAACAACCAGATCTACTCAAGAAAAGGTCAAACGAGTCGTCACAAACCCTAGGAACAGACTCAGGAGTCTCTGGCGACTCTTTTGTGGCGGTGATggcgagtgggtctcgccggaAAATAAGGAGCAAAACTTAAAACTCAGATTTGCTCAAATACAGCCCAAACGAGTCATCACCGACCCTAGGAATGGACTCAGGGCACTCCGGCGACCCTGTCTGTGGTGGCGCCGGTAACGGTGACGGCGCGTGGCGGCTCCTCTGACGGAGCGACTTCTAGCGTTGTGGTTGTCGGAgttgggcgcacctttctgccctatcaaAGACCCCAACCGGCGATGGTGACAGCGACGGCGGCGACTGTGCAGCGGAATGGAGTTCCAAGATCggaagctcttgataccaagtagaaaataatattaaaatttattatttagaattgattgaaaatatattctcatatcctctacttgtaacaatctaattctcctaaaaagggaaatagagaaactaggaaaacaaagtaaaataaaaaattgtatatctagtttctctaattaggaagattctaaaaaaatcttctctaattacaacaatatatatatatatatatatatatatatatatatatatatatatatatatatatatatatatatatagaggggggagagagagagatagagatagATACACATATATAGTTATTGATATTCACAAAAAGAGACATATCTAATTATCTAGCAACGGATCACGGCTGAGCTCTCCTTTCAATCTACTATCTTTACAATATATACTACTAAGTCTCTTGTGGTTCTTAATTGATGGTTTGTATGATCAAATTAGTCCTCTTGCTTTTACCTGTTcgattctattatttttctggCTTCATCAGGTGTTGGTGGTATAAAATCTGATGCATAGTCATGATACTTGCCACGGCGGTAGTATGACGTGCCCTTGATTATCGTTACCAGGTCAACGCTACCTTCCTGCTAGCAGTGGACACAGTTAAATATTAGGGTTTGATATCGTTTTTCTCCCACCAGATGTAAAGAATCCTGATGCATGCctgaatgcaaagacaagcaCACAGGCTTGAAGAAATGTATAAATGGAGAAATCCATACCAGGAATAGGAAATGGCCACTGTCATCAAATTTACGAAGCTCGCATTTAGCTTTAGGCAGTAAATTGAGTAATCTTTCCCCTTCCAGATGACTAGGTAGTAACTGATCATTTCCACTAGAAGGGCATATCACAAAGTAAGTTTCACTTCATACACTTGAAAATATGCTGGGTACATCAGATATTCAGTGGGATTAATTATTCAATTCAGTCAGGAAATTCGGTGagattaattattcaaattcaattcaCTTCATACAGTTACCATCCACTCAGGAAATTCATTATTCAATTCAACAAGAGCACAAATTAGATAGAAAGAATTGCTATTAGTAATGGGAAATCCAACTAGGTtcatgataatttaattttgttttcagataaaaacatttattttgacCATTTAAgcttttatctttcatttgttCTCTAAGTTAACCCATAGCAACTGATCAGGATCTGGTTTATAGATTGAGATTGTTCCCTTTACAGATTTCCTACATTGAAGTCTAACTGTATGATATAATTCACCTCCAGTGGGATTTGAAAAGTTaatgaaatacttttttaaccaaattaatGAAACACTTATTATTCCATGTTTTCACAGTCAAAGTATGCACAATGGCAAAGAGAATGAACCTGCAAAGAATCAAAGTCTGAGCTTTGATAGCATAAAGGCGTGATTGGGCGTAAGCAGAAGCTGACTTGAGCATCTGTAGTTTCCACTCAAGTGTTTCTTTTGGTAATATGTCAGCAAGAACCTGAGAATTAATCAATAAAAGATTTTCAATATTAAAGGTAAATGATGAGAAAGCTCAAAAACCAACCTTAACGGCAAGAGGCTAAAGTAAAGAAAATTCAGTCATGTCAATCAACGCCCTTCAAAAGTCCAGCATATTCCACTTTTAAGAAGTTTGTTtacaagaaagaaacaaaataagctatccaattttcatttcatatttcttctagAATATGCCTCATGCATTGCCAATTTGtcctttttttctcatattGCTTACTTATTCAAAGCATAAACAAAAAGCaccaaaaaaaattctatttttcgAACGAAACCAAATGAACCTTACAGGCAAAGATAATGAGAAAGTAGTTAAATCCTTCACTAGCTCTTCAGTCGTATTTTGTAGAGGAAGCCCTTGGACCACATTATCCAACACCCTCTTCAGAGATTCACCTAATTTTACAAGAAATGTTGATGACATAAATGGAAAATGGCATCACTTTCTTTGGTAAAAGAAAGGTAGTATATCGGTCTTGATCCATGaattataatagatattttcAGTACGTAAGGATCAATAACTAGAAAACATAACATAAGTACCTTATGAAATTGATGCAAGTACCtgatgatttattattttaattatctaatGAACTATCATTCAGGAAAATTCAGGGAAAATAAGCATGAGCAACAAAAATGGGAAAATCCCGTTTTACTAGGCACcaattaaatatcaaatcatGAAAGGGGTAGAAGGGGGGAAATGACAAAGATTCAAAGACCTGAAACATTTATATGGTCAAGGACGAAAATGTAAACAGATCCACCAAAAATATTGTCGGACATAAAACAACGGAACACAGATGCTACAAAAGATACATGGAAATAATACGAAATTATACGTAACTGACACGAAACGCATTGATATTTCTCATTGAAAAATTCGAGGAGAAAAACATAAGAATGGAATTATGTTTACGATTTGAACCATTGAAGAAACCAGAAACCTATAACTGACTAAGCAAAAATTACTCACTGCTGAGACTTAGACAACTGTCTGGTAATATAAACAACCTACAAATGGAATCCTTCATAGGTTCCCAGCACCAGGTTTTGTTTCAAGAgtagtttctttttcttatagcatttattatcttatatataGTGCATTGTCTTACATGTAGTCCATGTTTAGGGGAGCTTTTATCAGAGGGAAAAAATAGcgtatttttcaaaagttttcttAGAAGCTGCacaaaaaaagatttattttcttaaaat
Coding sequences within:
- the LOC106759371 gene encoding acyltransferase-like protein At3g26840, chloroplastic: MGAAGACSIPTVLFSPRSVGKLNSNQILTVTPRIALSADQILASTAESLGAVEKEKDKKVLEEKEKRRINCWNEYLEQSKELIKPDGGPPRWFSPLECAFRLDNSPLLLFLPGIDGVGLGLISHHQKLGRIFDIWCLHIPVADRTSFTDIVKIVERTVKSEYQRSPNRPIYLVGESLGACVALAVAARNPDIDLVLILANPATSFSRSNLQLLTPLLEALPDPLSPGLPNILRSMAGESLKRVLDNVVQGLPLQNTTEELVKDLTTFSLSLPVLADILPKETLEWKLQMLKSASAYAQSRLYAIKAQTLILCSGNDQLLPSHLEGERLLNLLPKAKCELRKFDDSGHFLFLEGSVDLVTIIKGTSYYRRGKYHDYASDFIPPTPDEARKIIESNSLFNLVASAVMLSTLEDGTIVKGLAGIPLEGPVLFVGYHMLLGLEKIPLVSRIFLERNILIRGIAHPMMFMRSKTGKMPEISSYDNFRIMGAVPVAPANFFKLFSSKAHMLLYPGGMREALHRKGEEYKLFWPEQSEFVRMAARFGAKIVPFGAVGEDDLGQVVFDYDDLVKIPYFRTEIESLTSEVTQLRGDVGGEVANQQVHMPLILPKVPGRFYYYFGKPLETKGRKQELRDKEKSHEFYLQVKSEVERCIAYLKLKRESDPYRSIGPRLLYQVTHGFESEVPTFEI